TTGTTTTTTGGTGGGGGTTCATGCGTTTGCTCCGGCTATTCTTTGACTTCCTTTTCAATTTCCAACAATTCAACTTCGTAAATGACCAATTCATTGGGACCGACATCGGGCAGGCCGGGAAGGGCCGCCTGGCTTCCCTTGGACCCAAAGGCCAGATCCGGGGGAATGTAGACGATCCATTTATCCCCTTTTTTCATGTTGAGTAGCGCCTCCCGCAGTCCGCGTAGCACGCGTCCCACAATCAAGGTAGAGGGCTGGCTCGCGCTGTAGGTATTGATAAATTGCTGGCCCGAGAGAAGCTTGCCGACCAAGTGCAGTTGCACGCTATCCGTCGCCGTGGGGGCAGGTCCATCGCCGGTTTTAAGAACTTTATACTGCAAACCGCTGGAAAGCGCGACCACGCCTTCCTGCTTGCCATTTTCGGCTAAAAACTTTTCCGCCGCTTTTTGATTTTCCTCGCTTTGACGCTTGTGCTTTTCCTCCGCTTTATATTGGGCCTCGGCCATGATCGCCAGCATTAGTTCGGCGTATTCTTGCTCGGTAACCGTTGGTTTAGAATCCTTGGCCAGGCCATCGGTTAGCCCCTTGATCAGCGAGGGGAGGTCAAATTCCATTTCATCCGCCTTGATTCCGCGGGCAATGTCCAACCCATACACATAGCTTTTTTTGGTGTGGTACTCTTCGTCCGTGTACTTGGGCTTGGTTTCGGGGGAGGCGGGAGAATTGGCGGGAGGCGATCCCGCGGAATCAGCGGGCGGCTTGTCGGGCGCGGCTTTGGCGGCGGCATCACCGTTGGGATCGACCTGTGGTTGTTCAGGCTTGGCGGCTTCGGCTTTGGTGGTGTCCGTCTTTGCGCTTCCGCTTTTGCTATTTGTCCCCATGGCCGCAGCGGATTTTCCCGGCGGCACGCGCTTGGAATTGCGAGCCCCCGCGCGGGGTTCTTGGGCATGACCCAGGGTCATACCGACCAGAAAGACGAGTATCCAAAGCGCTGGCAACCGACCCATCCAAGCCAGCCCAACTGGCAGCCTCTGGCGTAAATCTAGGGATGGAAAGTTACGGTTACTGTGTTGATACAATGTGGATGGCATATCAGCTCCCTCGACCGATGACACGGCGTATTTGGCAAATTGTAATTTTCATTGTACTGTAAGGGGCGGGGCGGGGGGGAGGGATTTTGCCAAGCCGCGGCAATTGTGCCAAATTCTGGTAGCTCCCCGCGAGATTTTAACCCGTAATCGCCCGCCTCATTAACAAATTTTCCCCATGCGCACCAATCCCGTCAAACACAAATTACAAAACCGGGAGCCGACCTATGGAACCTGGCTCTCCCTCGGGGATTGGTTCGCCGCGCGGGTCTTGGCCCTGCAGGGCTGGGACTGGTTGACCTTGGATTTAGAGCATCAGCCAATTGACTGGCAGGGGGCGGCGCAGGTGTTTGCCACGGTGGCGGACGCCGGTTGCGTCCCCTTGTGCCGCGTTCCCGAAGGGACGCATTTTTACATCAAGCGCGCCCTGGATGCCGGCGCCTGGGGGATCGTGGTGCCGATGGTTAACACCGTCGAGCAAGCCCGAACCGCGATCGCCGCGGCAAAGTATCCCCCGCAAGGAAATCGCAGCGTGGGGGGCGGATTGCATGCGCTCAACTGGAACGCCCCTCCGGCGGAATATTTTGCCCGCGCTAATGAAGAGATTCTGGTGATCTTGCAAACAGAAAGTCCCGCTGGCGTGCGCCAAGCCGCTGAGATCTATGCCTTGCCCGGTTGTGACGCGATTTTTGTCGGACCAAACGACCTGCGCGCGCAAATGCACGGCGAGGCGGGGCACCCCCCCTCCAACGAAGAATTTGAAGCGACCCTCGCGCGGATCATCAAGTTGGGTGAACAAGCGGGCGTGCCGACCGGCATGCATGTGACGTCCGCCACGGCCGCGCTCGCCCGCGCCGAGCAGGGGATGAGGTTTCTCGCGGTGGGAAGCGACTTGCAAATGTTAGCGCGACAGTCGCAACAAGTGTTAAGCGAGTTATTTCCCCAGCGGGAGGTGGAGGCCGTGGTCAGATACTAAAGTTGCGCAAATTGATTCGTGCCGTTTGGAACGTGCCATGTGACACCCCGGGCAACCGCCAAATTACCCATCTAACATCAAATGGATGCTACCCACCGCGAATTCCTGACCAAGGGTAAATCCGGCCCACCCCTTGACAGTGAACAAAATTATAGATATAATACACTGGCTAGCGAACAGTTTTTTCTGGCAGGAGTTCCTGGTTTTCACCTAAAATAGTTGATGTAACCGACATGTAATTTTTTCTTGTTGCCTATTCGTTGTACCACGCCATGAATTTGCTGGATCACATCCGCGACCTGGGCCAAGCGGCAACCCTGCTCCGCCGCCAGCAGATTTTGGTGTTGGGGGGGACCACCCTGGTTGGTTTGTGGGGACTGCTGGCCGCGGGTGATGCCGTGGTCCAGCCGCGGGACGCGGGACTGCGCTGGATTCTTTTTTTCTTAGCCTTGTTGGCGGCGGGCATGGTCGGTTCTTGGGGAGTACGGGCCTGGAGGCAACTGGGGGCCGATCCATTGTTGCTTGCGCGGCTGATTGAAAAAAAGTATCCCAAGTATCGCGACCGGTTGACCAGCGCGGTGGAATTTTTATTGGCGGATGAGACTGCAGAGCAGGGGAGTTCCCCCGCCTTGCGGAGGCATGTTGTCTTAAATACCGCGGCGGAATTGCAAGATTTTCAGTGGAAAAGCCTGCTAGATTATCGTCCCTTGCGCCGGGCCATGGCGGGATGTTGCGCGCTGTTCACCTTATTGGGGTTAATCAGTTGGCGGTGGCCGACGGAAACGCGATTAGCCACAGAGCGATTGCTGGCTCCCTGGTCCGCGCTCGATTGGCCCCGAGCGCATCGCTTGGCCTTGCGTCAACCGGTCAATCAGGTGGTGCGTGGTTCGGCATTTGAAGTGGACATTTATAATCAAGAAGGGGATTTGCCGGATGACCTGCAAATTGTGTATCGCTGGAGAACTCCGCGCGGCCAGATGCGTTCCGAGACGCAGTCGATTCCCTGGCGCCCCGGCAGCGCGCTGGTGCGGCGCGAACAAGTTTTGGTGCCGTTTGAATTTCGCGTGTTTGGGGGGGATGACGACACCATGCCCTGGCAATCGGTCCGCGTGATCGACCCCGCCCGGGTTACAGATTTTACCATCATCGTGCATCCACCCGCCTATACCGGTTGGCCCGCTTATCCTTCGGGTCCGCAAGTGGTGGCTTTGGCCGGTTCGGCACTCACAATCCAAGGACGAGCCGACCAACCGCTCCTTTCCGCCGTGGTGGTAACCGGGGATGCGCGTATCCCCTTGCGTCTCGGCTCATCCAAGTTGGATTTTTTTGGTCCTGAGCTCCCCCCCGCCACCCAGCAAATTCCCGGGTCCCCCATTACCCCGGTACCTGGCCCCTCTTCTCCGCCGGAAGGTGAAAAATCCGCCCCGCCAGTTCCGCCAGCGGAGGATGCCCCCGCCACAGAGGATGCGCCCGATACCATCATGGCCGGGCAGCTTCCCGCGACCACTTTGGAAAACATTGCGGACTCTCGGGGCATGCGGATTCAACCAGCCTCGCGGACGATCTTGGGTATGAATTCCAATCCGTGGTCCGGGGGTTACGCCCCTGGATTACGGTTTGTTTCCCGGCAAGGCCCCGCCTTGCCACCGACTAAATTACCAGAGGCCCGGCACTGGCTACTAACGGCAAATGCTGATTATCAGGTCACGCTGACGGATAGCCATCGACTAACCAGTCAGGGAACAAATCTATGGAAAGCCCGGGCGGTGGTGGATCAACCCCCGGTGATCGAATGGACCGCCCCTCAAACGGGAATGTTGGTCATTCCCCAAGCCCGCCTGAAATTGCGCGGGACATTGCGCGACGACCTGCGGCTTGCCGGTTGGGGGATTTATTTTCAACGATCATTAAGCGCGGGAGCCGCCACCGAATGGAGGGAGTTTTTTGCCGGGCCGGCAGTCCCCGCCCCTCCCACCACGGATGAATTGGCGCTCATCGCACGGGGCGAATTTCCAGCGGAACTGCGTCCCCTGGAGGAAGAGTGGGATTTGACGCCGTTGCGGCTCCACCCTGGATATCAATTTGAATTTTCCCTGGCCGCCCGCGACTATGCCAATCAAGAAACGCGGTCAACACCGCGAATCCTGAATGTCGTCACTCCCCAGCAATACGCGCAGCGCCTGGCACAGCGCCTGACGGGACTGTTGGCGGAACTGTCGCGCGTCCGTCAATTGCAGGAGCAGGTTCATCGCCAAAGCCAAGATATCGCCTCGGCGTGGCAAGGGACCGCGCTTGCCAACGATGCACCCCAGCCCGCCACCACCCCCATCACTCCCGCGCAAATTGCGGGATTGGCGGCTGCCAGCCAACTGCAAACTCAAATCACGCGCAGTCTGGTGGGGGAGTCGGAAGGCGTGGCGGCGCAGCTTAGATCCCTGCTGGAAGAGTTATATATCAATCGGCAAGAATCCGAACCGAGCGCCCGTCAGGCCGAATCTCTCCTAGCGGCCATTACGCTGTTGCACGAGCGCGACTTGCCCACGGTGGAGCGCGAGTTAGCCCTGGTGGCCAAATCCGCCGGAGAGCTTGCGCCCGCGGGGGGACAACCTAATCCACCTCCCACCGTAAGTAGTTCACCCCAACTCTTGGATAGTCTGCTGGCGTGCGCGCAGGGTCAGCAGAGAATTATCGCCACGCTGGAGGATTTGCTGCTCAATTGGACCGAGGCCACATCCCTGGCGATGGTAAAAGCCGAGTTACAACAGATTTTGGCCGAACAGCAGGAATTATCCACATTGGTCCAGGCCCAAACAGCGGCGGCACTGGGAAAATTGTGGGAAGAACTTTTGCCGGACCAACGGGCGGCCTTGGCCGATTTGCAGCAACGGCAATCAGGTTTGGCGGCGCGTCTGGAAAAATTGCTCCCCCGGCTGCGCTTGTTAGAAACCAAGGAAGACCGCCAGTCGCAACAGGCGGTGCAATACGCCCTGCGGCTGTGGTCCAGGCAAAATCCCAGCGTGCTCCTCCAAACCGCGGCCACCGCCATAGGAGAAAATCGTTTGGGTCCCGCCGCTTCCCGGCAATTGACCGCCACGCAGGTCTTGACCCAACTCATCGAGGCATTGCAACTGCGATACCGCGATCCTCCCGCCGGTCAGGCGAATCAGGCGGGCAATTCCGCAGCCGCCGCAGCCGCCGCCGCACAGCAGGAAATTCAAGAACTGTTGCGGCTAGTCACGGACATTCTCCAACGGCAAACCGAAGCGCAATTAGGCAGCGAACAGTTATTAGTGCGGGCCAATGCCGGAACCTGGAATTCCGCCACGCAGGATGCGCTGGCACAGCTTGCCAATCGGCAAAATTC
The Pirellulales bacterium DNA segment above includes these coding regions:
- a CDS encoding aldolase/citrate lyase family protein, whose product is MRTNPVKHKLQNREPTYGTWLSLGDWFAARVLALQGWDWLTLDLEHQPIDWQGAAQVFATVADAGCVPLCRVPEGTHFYIKRALDAGAWGIVVPMVNTVEQARTAIAAAKYPPQGNRSVGGGLHALNWNAPPAEYFARANEEILVILQTESPAGVRQAAEIYALPGCDAIFVGPNDLRAQMHGEAGHPPSNEEFEATLARIIKLGEQAGVPTGMHVTSATAALARAEQGMRFLAVGSDLQMLARQSQQVLSELFPQREVEAVVRY
- a CDS encoding FKBP-type peptidyl-prolyl cis-trans isomerase N-terminal domain-containing protein, translating into MGRLPALWILVFLVGMTLGHAQEPRAGARNSKRVPPGKSAAAMGTNSKSGSAKTDTTKAEAAKPEQPQVDPNGDAAAKAAPDKPPADSAGSPPANSPASPETKPKYTDEEYHTKKSYVYGLDIARGIKADEMEFDLPSLIKGLTDGLAKDSKPTVTEQEYAELMLAIMAEAQYKAEEKHKRQSEENQKAAEKFLAENGKQEGVVALSSGLQYKVLKTGDGPAPTATDSVQLHLVGKLLSGQQFINTYSASQPSTLIVGRVLRGLREALLNMKKGDKWIVYIPPDLAFGSKGSQAALPGLPDVGPNELVIYEVELLEIEKEVKE